Sequence from the Burkholderia sp. GAS332 genome:
TTTTCAGGCGCGCGAGACTCATTGCGCTGCGCAATGCCCAGCCAAGTGCCCCCTGCCCGAGGTTTGCTCGTGCCGCGCAACGACGCTACGATTCGCGTGAGCGGCGAGCCATCGCTCGTGCCTTCGGGATCCAGCACCTCGGCTACCGCGCACGGCACGAACTGAGATGCGCTCACTCGAGAAAGTTCGACGAGCCATACGCCGTCCACAAAGCGGTCAGCGACTTGCCGGGCCGCTTCTATCGCAAGACGCGTCTTGCCAATGCCGCCCGGACCGACGAGGCAGACCAGTACCGAGCTTGCGCTCGCGTCAATCACTTCGTCGATCGCCGCGTCACGCCCGTAGAGCATCGAACCGGGCGACGGAAGATTCGATCGGACCGCCGCAGGTCCGGCTTCGCGACCGGCACACCCAGACTGTGATTCGGACGGCGAGTCCTGCGGCTCGAGCGCGAGACGATACCCTCGTCCTGGCACGGCGATCAGCCGTTTGGACGACGCACCCAGCATTTTCCTGATGGCAGAAATATGAACATGCAGATTGTTATCGGCGACCACCGTGTCCGGCCAGACGCGGCGCATGATTTCGTTCTTCGAGACGAGGTTGCCGCCGGCGCTGGCCAGTAGTTCGAGCATGTCGAACGCTCTGGAGCCCAGATTGAACGGTTTCTTTGCAACCAGTACCCGACGCTGATCCGGCAAGATCTCAACATCACCAATGGTCAACATGATGGTTTCCCCTGACTGCAATACCCGCGTCCATTGAGGTATGTCGACGGCATACCGCACACTTGCCGCAGCGTCCGCTGAAATCAGTCTGGGTGTTTGCCTCGGTCACCGGAATCGCTGCTGAATCGATGATGACCCGCGGGTGCCATTGCTCCAAGTGAATATCCGTGAAAAAACGCAACCGGCATGACGCGGTCCGCGTGCACCAATGGCCGTGCCATCCGCGCCGTTGTGGGGAGGGGGCGGGCCCCGGCCAGTTGCAGCGTCACCCTGCTGCCCACCGGCAAATTCACACGCCCGCTTCACTTGCCGAACGTCGCCCCGCATCCCGCTTCGCGCAGCTCAGGGCTAACGCAGATTGGTCCGCGCGAGTTCGACGATCTCGTCGCCTCTGCCGCTGAGGATCGCCCGCATCATGTAGAGGCTGAAGCCCTTCGCCTGAGCGAGTTCGACGTTCGGCGGCATGGCCAGTTCGTGTTTGGACGTCACGACATCCACGAGCGCCGGACCGGGATGAGCGAACGCTTGCTGCAGCGCACCCGCCACGTCCTCGGACTCTTCCACGCGGATGCTGAAAATGCCCGCGCCTTTCGCGATCGCGGCGAAATCAGTCTTGCTGAGGTCGACGTTGGTGTCGAGGTAGCCGCTCGCCTTCAGTTCCATCGACACGAAGCCCAACAGGCTGTTGTTGAACACCACCACCTTGATCGGCAAATCGAGCTGCCGCGCGGTAAGCAAGTCGCCAAGCAGCATCGACAAGCCGCCGTCGCCCGACAGCGACACTACTTGCCGCCCCGGATGGGCGCCCTGTGCGCCGAGCGCCTGCGGCATCGCATTGGCCATCGAACCATGATTGAACGAACCGTGCAGTTGCCGCTTGCCATTCATCGTCAGATAGCGTGCTGCCCAGATGGTCGGTGTGCCGACGTCAGCGGTGAAAATCGCGTCGTCGTCCGCGGTCTGGTCGATGAGTGTCGCCAGATATTGCGGGTGGATCGGCCGGCCCGCGCCAGAAGGCGTGGCGAGGTCGTCCAGACCCTGGCGAGCCGACGCGTAGTGCTTGCGCGCGTTATCGATGAAAGCGCGGTCGGCCTTACGTTGCAGTAGCGGCAATGTCGCGGCGACGGTTTCCTTGACGGTGCCCACGAGCCCCAGCGCGAGCGGTGCGCGATGGCCGAGCTTCGCCCCTTTCCAGTCGATCTGGATGACCTTCGCGTGAGGAGGATAGAACGGCCGATACGGAAAATCGCAGCCCAGCAGCAACAGCGTATCGCACGACATCATGGCATGGTAGCCGGAGCTGAAACCGATCAGCCCGGTCATGCCGACATCGTACGGGTTGTCGTACTCGATGAACTGCTTGCCGCGCAACGCATGGACCACGGGCGCACCCAGCACATCGGCGAGTGCGACCACTTCGTCGTGCGCGCCTTGCGTGCCGCTGCCGCACATGATCGTCACCGCATCCGACGTGTTCAACATCGCGGCGAGACGCTCGAGATCGGCTCGCGCGGGCATGATGGTGGGCGGTGCGCTTGCGGTCCACGACGGCACTTCAGTCGGTCCCTCGCTCAATGCCACATCGCCCGGCAACACGATCACGGCGACGCCACGTTCCTCGATGGCGGTGCGCATTGCGCGAGCCAGCACGCGGGGAAACTGCGACGCGGAGGACACGAGTTCGACGTAGTGACTGCACTCCTTGAACAATTCCTGCGGGTGCGTTTCCTGAAAGTAGCCGAGCCCGATTTCTGTCGACGGAATATGGGCGGCGATCGCGAGTACAGGTTGCTGGTTGCGATGGCAGTCGAACAGCCCGTTGATCAGATGCAGATTGCCGGGTCCACAACTGCCCGCGCACACGGCAAGCCGCCCCGTCGAGGCCGCGTCCGCGCCGGCCGCGAATGCCGCCGCCTCCTCATGACGGGTATGCATCCAGCGAATCGATCCGATCTGATCGAGGCTGTAGGCGAGACCGTTCAGGCTGTCGCCTGTCACGCCCCAGATTCGTTCGACGCCTGCTGCAGCAAGCGTGCCTGCGAGATATCCGGCGATGGTGTTCTTGGCCATGCTGTACTCCTTTTCACTGAGGACGAGGTCAACGTATTGCACTGGACGGCTTGTGAGCCATCCTACGTGGTTCCGGTCAATCTAGAATTAAGCCCCACTGAAGAGTTCTTAAAGTGACCTCGTTTGGCCCAAAGCGTCACGTAGCGGCAAGGCTGACTAGCCGCCGGGATGTCGTCCAGCGAGCGGCCGGTGGTTGATATAATTTTTCAAGGCGTACGGAATCGGGCACGCATCAGCGCTGCCCCCAATTCGCCCGTCAACCGTCAATCTGACTGGAAGATTCGATGCCCCTGCAATTAGCCAACACGAGTCGACCGCCCACCCTCACCGGGCTTTTCCTGATCTTCAGCCGTATCGGGCTCACCAGCTTCGGAGGCGGCCTGAGCGGCTGGCTCCTGCGCGAATTCGTCCAGGATCGCGACTGGATCAGTGAAGAAGATTTTTTGAACGGCCTCGCCATTTCGCAGGCACTGCCGGGCATCAACGTCAAAAACATGGCGATCTGGATCGGCCACCGTCTGCTCGGCTGGCGCGGCGCGTTGCTGGCAGTCACCGGCATCATCGTTCCGCCCGCCATTCTGATTGTTATTCTCGGCACGGTTTTCGAGCATCTGCTGCATTTCCCGATCGCTCACGTCCTGCTTGCGGGCGCGGCGGCAGCGGCCACGGGCCTGTCGTTGTCGATGGGCGTGACGACCGCACTTCGAGTGCCACGCAGACTCCTTCCTCTGCTCTTCCTCGCGGGCACCTTCGTCGCCGTCGGCATACTGCGCCTGCCGCTGGTGTGGGTCGTGATCGGCGCGGGCGGTCTGAGCGTGCTGGTCGAATACATCAAACTACGCAAAGCCTAGCCATGTCGAATCGTGTTCTTCTGCAGCTAACGGCGGTTTTCGCGCCCCTGTCACTGGTGACGATAGGCGGTGGCCAGGCCATCATCGCCGATATCCAACGGCAGGTTGTTGACGTGCATGGATGGATGACGCATGCCCAGTTCGGTGTCGACTTCGCCATCTCGCGCATGGCGCCTGGTCCCGGCTCGCTGTTAGCCACTTTGATCGGCTGGCAGATTGCCGGCTTCTGGGGCGCCGTGGTGGCCACGCTGGCACTACTCCTGCCGACCGGCATCCTGATCTACGGCGTGACCCACGTCTGGACACGCTATCAGGGCGCGGCGTGGCAGTTGGCGCTCGAGCGCGGGCTGCGGCCGGTTGCTTCCGGCATGATTCTCGCCGCGGGATGGGTTCTGCTGAAGTCGCTCGACGGCGGCCTTCCTGCCCAGGCGATTGCCCTCGTTTCAGTCGGGACACTGCTCAGCACGCGAATCAACCCGCTGCTTCTATTGCTATGCGGTGCATTGCTGCTGCTCGGTATGTCCGCGCTCAGCGCCAGCCTGCCGTCCATGCTTCAGGTGCACATGGCGAGCTAGTGCTAGCCCATCATGGTGTCTGCAGCGTGCCGTCCTTCAAGCGGGTTTGGGTCCACGTCGTCACGGTGTTTTCGCACGGATACTTCGCGGCCTCGGCTTCGTCGATGTCCACGCCCAGGCCCGGTTTGTCGTTGGCATAAACGTACCCGTTCCTGAACTCGGGCAAGCCTGGGAAAACATCTAGCAGTGCCTCTCTCGGCCCTTTGAGTTCCTGGATCACGAAGTTCGGCGGTTCGGTGCCCGACCATTCCTGCACGCCGAAATTGCGCGCGGCGAGATCGATATGAATGTTCGCTGCATGCGCCAGCGGCGACATATCACCCGGACCGTGCCATGCGGTCCTCACCCCGAACTGCTCGGCAAATATCTGCAGCTTGCGTCCCGCCGTGATGCCGCCGATCTGGCTTAGATGAACACGGATGAAGTCGATCAGGCGCTCCGTGATCAGAAACCGCCATTCGTACGGATTGTTGAACAGCTCGCCCTGGGCCAGCGGCGTAGTCGTTTTCGCGCGTAGCTGACGCATCCATTCACCTTCCTCGAGCGCAATCGCGTCTTCGAGAAAGAATAGTTCGTACTGTTCCAGTTCGCATGCGAAGCGGATCGCTTCGACCGGCTTCAGACGTTCATGCACGTCATGGCACAACTCGACGTCGAAACCGATCTTGCTGCGAATGCCGTCGAACAGCTTGAGCGTCTCCCGCATATACTTTCTGCTGTCGAGATACACGCCATCCGCGGCGCCTTCGGGCGCGCTCGCAGGCGCGTTGCCGAAGCCACCCCCGCCATAGCCGCCGCTCTGACAACGAATATGCGTGATGCCCTGCTCGCGATATTTCTGGATGTTCTCGCACAACTCGTTCAGATCGCGGCCATCCGCATGGCGATAAATCGGCACGCCTTCGCGGCATTTGCCGCCGAACAGCTGATAGAGCGGCATGTTCGCCATCTTGCCCTTGATGTCCCACAGCGCCATATCCACACCGGAGATCGCGTTGTTCTCGATCGGACCATTACGCCAGTACGCGTTCTGATGCATCAGTTGCCATAGCTCCTCGATCGCCTCAGCGT
This genomic interval carries:
- a CDS encoding pyruvate dehydrogenase (quinone) → MAKNTIAGYLAGTLAAAGVERIWGVTGDSLNGLAYSLDQIGSIRWMHTRHEEAAAFAAGADAASTGRLAVCAGSCGPGNLHLINGLFDCHRNQQPVLAIAAHIPSTEIGLGYFQETHPQELFKECSHYVELVSSASQFPRVLARAMRTAIEERGVAVIVLPGDVALSEGPTEVPSWTASAPPTIMPARADLERLAAMLNTSDAVTIMCGSGTQGAHDEVVALADVLGAPVVHALRGKQFIEYDNPYDVGMTGLIGFSSGYHAMMSCDTLLLLGCDFPYRPFYPPHAKVIQIDWKGAKLGHRAPLALGLVGTVKETVAATLPLLQRKADRAFIDNARKHYASARQGLDDLATPSGAGRPIHPQYLATLIDQTADDDAIFTADVGTPTIWAARYLTMNGKRQLHGSFNHGSMANAMPQALGAQGAHPGRQVVSLSGDGGLSMLLGDLLTARQLDLPIKVVVFNNSLLGFVSMELKASGYLDTNVDLSKTDFAAIAKGAGIFSIRVEESEDVAGALQQAFAHPGPALVDVVTSKHELAMPPNVELAQAKGFSLYMMRAILSGRGDEIVELARTNLR
- a CDS encoding chromate transporter; amino-acid sequence: MPLQLANTSRPPTLTGLFLIFSRIGLTSFGGGLSGWLLREFVQDRDWISEEDFLNGLAISQALPGINVKNMAIWIGHRLLGWRGALLAVTGIIVPPAILIVILGTVFEHLLHFPIAHVLLAGAAAAATGLSLSMGVTTALRVPRRLLPLLFLAGTFVAVGILRLPLVWVVIGAGGLSVLVEYIKLRKA
- a CDS encoding chromate transporter, translating into MSNRVLLQLTAVFAPLSLVTIGGGQAIIADIQRQVVDVHGWMTHAQFGVDFAISRMAPGPGSLLATLIGWQIAGFWGAVVATLALLLPTGILIYGVTHVWTRYQGAAWQLALERGLRPVASGMILAAGWVLLKSLDGGLPAQAIALVSVGTLLSTRINPLLLLLCGALLLLGMSALSASLPSMLQVHMAS
- a CDS encoding mannonate dehydratase translates to MATLITDVKVILTAPEGINLMVVKIETNQPGLAGLGCATFAYRHMAVKCLIEEYLRPLLIGRDAEAIEELWQLMHQNAYWRNGPIENNAISGVDMALWDIKGKMANMPLYQLFGGKCREGVPIYRHADGRDLNELCENIQKYREQGITHIRCQSGGYGGGGFGNAPASAPEGAADGVYLDSRKYMRETLKLFDGIRSKIGFDVELCHDVHERLKPVEAIRFACELEQYELFFLEDAIALEEGEWMRQLRAKTTTPLAQGELFNNPYEWRFLITERLIDFIRVHLSQIGGITAGRKLQIFAEQFGVRTAWHGPGDMSPLAHAANIHIDLAARNFGVQEWSGTEPPNFVIQELKGPREALLDVFPGLPEFRNGYVYANDKPGLGVDIDEAEAAKYPCENTVTTWTQTRLKDGTLQTP